From one Nocardioides yefusunii genomic stretch:
- a CDS encoding flagellar basal body-associated FliL family protein produces MTTMSMPRVAPAAEPEKAKKGRLKWIIAVVLAIVLGGVAFVLLNPTAEGEKKPVAGEVVALDPIQVNLAAGHYLRVGIALQLVDSAHEVEGSKALDAAINVFSGRQVADVSTTAQREALRTKLVEQLELAYHGDVMGLYFTEFVIQ; encoded by the coding sequence ATGACGACGATGAGCATGCCCCGCGTCGCGCCCGCCGCCGAGCCGGAGAAGGCCAAGAAGGGTCGCCTCAAGTGGATCATCGCTGTCGTTCTCGCGATCGTCCTCGGTGGTGTCGCCTTCGTGCTGCTGAACCCCACCGCCGAGGGCGAGAAGAAGCCGGTCGCCGGTGAGGTCGTCGCCCTCGACCCGATCCAGGTCAACCTGGCTGCCGGCCACTATCTCCGTGTCGGCATCGCCCTCCAGCTCGTCGACAGCGCCCACGAGGTCGAGGGCAGCAAGGCGCTCGACGCCGCGATCAACGTCTTCTCGGGGCGTCAGGTCGCCGACGTCTCCACCACCGCTCAGCGCGAGGCCCTGCGCACCAAGCTGGTCGAGCAGCTCGAACTCGCGTACCACGGCGACGTGATGGGCCTGTACTTCACCGAGTTCGTCATCCAGTAG
- a CDS encoding flagellar hook assembly protein FlgD: MSISATEGVSGQYGSPTTTTSRGVSYTATASEGAQKTTSDKDLFLSLLVAQMRYQDPMNPADSSAFLTQTATFTQVEKLQDVADSSAALLSAQNAFGASGLVGRDVAFIDATTGLETSGSVKGVSFGADGPVLDVNGVEVPLGAVLKVTASGALA, translated from the coding sequence GTGTCGATCTCCGCCACCGAGGGTGTGTCCGGCCAGTACGGCTCCCCCACCACGACCACGTCCCGCGGCGTCTCATACACCGCGACCGCGTCCGAGGGCGCACAGAAGACCACGTCCGACAAGGACCTGTTCCTGTCGCTGCTGGTCGCCCAGATGCGTTACCAGGACCCGATGAACCCTGCTGACTCCAGCGCGTTCCTCACCCAGACCGCCACGTTCACCCAGGTCGAGAAGCTGCAGGACGTCGCCGACTCCAGCGCAGCGCTGCTCTCGGCCCAGAACGCCTTCGGTGCCTCCGGGCTGGTCGGTCGCGACGTGGCGTTCATCGACGCCACCACCGGTCTGGAGACGTCCGGCTCGGTCAAGGGTGTCTCCTTCGGCGCCGACGGCCCGGTCCTCGACGTCAACGGCGTCGAGGTCCCCCTGGGCGCCGTGCTCAAGGTGACCGCCTCCGGCGCACTCGCCTGA
- a CDS encoding motility protein A has product MDPATLIGIIVAFVVIVVANMMEGGTPTAIFMLPPMLLVFGATFAVSIAGGTMGDAKNIFGSLKRALTGKAASSADLIPVCVTLAERARREGLLALENELREINDPFLVKGMTMAIDGTDPEEVREILEAEVHAKRLSDRQKAKFFADAGAYAPTIGIVGTVMGLVHVLESLAEPEKLGHLIAGAFLATLWGVFSANLMWLPISSRLKRLSELEATRMEIAIEGIAAVQAGANPRVVSQKLTSLLPPGQQPEAA; this is encoded by the coding sequence ATGGATCCGGCAACCCTGATCGGCATCATCGTCGCCTTCGTCGTCATCGTCGTCGCCAACATGATGGAGGGCGGCACCCCCACCGCGATCTTCATGCTGCCGCCGATGCTGCTCGTCTTCGGTGCCACCTTCGCCGTGTCCATCGCCGGCGGCACGATGGGCGACGCCAAGAACATCTTCGGGTCGCTGAAGCGCGCCCTCACCGGCAAGGCCGCCAGCTCCGCCGACCTCATCCCGGTCTGCGTGACGCTCGCCGAACGCGCCCGCCGCGAAGGTCTGCTGGCACTCGAGAACGAACTGCGCGAGATCAACGACCCCTTCCTGGTCAAGGGCATGACGATGGCGATCGACGGCACCGACCCCGAGGAGGTCCGCGAGATCCTCGAGGCCGAGGTGCACGCCAAGCGCCTGTCCGACCGCCAGAAGGCCAAGTTCTTCGCCGACGCCGGTGCCTACGCACCCACGATCGGCATCGTCGGCACCGTGATGGGCCTCGTCCACGTCCTCGAGAGCCTCGCCGAGCCCGAGAAGCTCGGCCACCTGATCGCCGGCGCGTTCCTGGCGACCCTGTGGGGTGTCTTCTCCGCCAACCTGATGTGGCTGCCCATCTCCAGCCGTCTCAAGCGGCTCAGCGAGCTCGAGGCGACCCGCATGGAGATCGCCATCGAGGGCATCGCCGCGGTGCAGGCCGGAGCCAACCCGCGCGTCGTCTCCCAGAAGCTGACCTCGCTCCTCCCGCCGGGACAGCAGCCCGAGGCGGCCTGA
- a CDS encoding flagellar FlbD family protein yields MIRLTRLSGSQFVLNSDLIERVDSTPDTIVTLSHGTKYVVSESLDEVISAVVEFRGRLVAAAGQVPPHSHGPDSPSAPHLASVSSLADASPDADQHTLHGQDL; encoded by the coding sequence ATGATCAGGCTCACCCGCTTGTCGGGTTCGCAGTTCGTGCTCAACTCCGACCTGATCGAGCGTGTCGACTCCACCCCGGACACGATCGTGACGCTCAGCCACGGCACCAAGTACGTCGTCAGCGAGAGCCTCGACGAGGTCATCTCCGCGGTGGTCGAGTTCCGTGGCCGTCTGGTGGCTGCTGCCGGCCAGGTGCCGCCCCACTCCCACGGCCCGGACTCCCCGAGCGCCCCCCACCTCGCATCGGTGTCCTCCCTGGCCGACGCCTCCCCCGACGCGGACCAGCACACCCTCCACGGACAGGACCTCTGA
- a CDS encoding flagellar FliJ family protein has translation MSAATDADRGMRAVLRARAVRERDSRIGLQQALGVCRTHQETIDHLHGMLADTDGMFTDAGAYRTARTSLLWVGEAITSEQAKLESAQQVADVARDHWRADKVRLSAVENILERRAEERRVERAHRERTALDDVAGQLWIRARAASATAADTSPDLSPDLSLRTEEPTR, from the coding sequence ATGAGCGCCGCCACCGACGCCGACCGCGGGATGCGGGCCGTGCTCCGTGCCCGAGCGGTGCGTGAACGGGACTCCCGGATCGGCCTGCAGCAGGCCCTCGGGGTCTGCCGCACGCACCAGGAGACCATCGACCACCTGCACGGCATGTTGGCCGACACCGACGGCATGTTCACCGACGCCGGCGCCTACCGCACCGCCCGGACGTCGTTGCTGTGGGTGGGCGAAGCGATCACCAGCGAGCAGGCCAAACTGGAGTCCGCCCAGCAGGTCGCCGACGTCGCCCGCGACCACTGGCGCGCCGACAAGGTCCGGCTCTCCGCAGTGGAGAACATCCTGGAACGACGTGCCGAGGAACGACGCGTCGAACGTGCCCACCGTGAACGCACCGCGCTCGACGACGTCGCCGGACAACTGTGGATTCGCGCCCGCGCGGCGTCTGCCACCGCTGCCGACACCTCCCCTGACCTCTCCCCTGACCTGTCCCTCCGCACCGAGGAGCCCACCCGATGA
- a CDS encoding flagellar hook-length control protein FliK, producing the protein MTIPLKVGGSTAPAATSPRGSGSSVASGDAFGALLSGAISSGSARPEAAATQASQPRSERSTSDSPSTQPALTTATRHDVDPDAAEGTTLGASGALAGAFTTPFVDVAAEALLTGDDTALADDAADAVPATDAENAAAQAAPAALFPVLTPASLQLAAALRAGGTDESGAVTGALAQSPTTDGIATDGASGSTLEGTFAPLLDSATAAGPDDADTGTGGDTGGTLIAPDTADAPQSPAVSTVPVAAAATTGVDVSTLTPVSGIAGASVTGTATGPDATAATEAAAPRADHPPVADQVGSQVSRLVSRGDGTHRLTMTLTPEHLGDVRVTLVVRNGEMTVSFGAGDEARRALLESAPELRRLLELAGATSTKVDVDEFDGTGQGWAAAADQGDGSEDGADTGSDHAAEDLHARTRGGTDATDGNPSGTGTGRPLDNGTPSRSAGLDVTV; encoded by the coding sequence GTGACCATTCCTCTCAAGGTGGGCGGCTCCACGGCCCCCGCTGCCACCAGCCCCCGTGGCTCCGGATCGTCGGTTGCCTCAGGCGACGCGTTCGGCGCGCTGCTCTCCGGGGCGATCAGCAGCGGTTCGGCCCGTCCCGAGGCGGCTGCGACCCAGGCGTCCCAGCCGCGCTCCGAGCGCTCGACGTCCGATTCCCCCTCCACCCAGCCAGCCCTGACGACCGCCACTCGCCACGACGTCGACCCGGACGCAGCAGAGGGCACCACGCTCGGCGCGTCCGGTGCTCTGGCCGGTGCGTTCACGACCCCGTTCGTCGACGTCGCTGCGGAGGCCCTGCTCACCGGTGACGACACGGCACTCGCCGACGACGCTGCTGACGCCGTCCCGGCCACGGATGCCGAGAACGCTGCCGCCCAGGCCGCACCGGCGGCCCTGTTCCCGGTCCTGACCCCTGCCTCACTGCAGCTCGCGGCGGCGCTGCGTGCCGGCGGAACCGACGAGTCCGGAGCCGTCACCGGAGCCCTCGCGCAGTCCCCGACCACCGACGGCATCGCGACCGACGGCGCGTCCGGGAGCACCCTCGAGGGCACCTTCGCGCCGCTCCTCGACTCCGCCACCGCTGCGGGCCCCGACGACGCAGACACCGGAACCGGCGGCGACACCGGTGGCACCCTCATCGCACCCGACACCGCCGACGCCCCGCAGAGCCCGGCCGTCTCCACCGTGCCCGTCGCCGCGGCAGCCACGACCGGTGTCGACGTCTCGACCCTGACCCCGGTCTCGGGCATTGCCGGCGCCTCCGTCACCGGAACGGCCACCGGCCCGGACGCGACCGCAGCCACGGAGGCTGCCGCCCCGCGTGCCGATCACCCGCCGGTCGCCGACCAGGTGGGCAGCCAGGTCTCGCGTCTCGTCTCCCGCGGCGACGGCACCCACCGCCTCACCATGACCCTGACCCCCGAGCACCTCGGCGACGTCCGGGTCACCCTGGTGGTGCGCAACGGCGAGATGACCGTCTCCTTCGGTGCCGGCGACGAGGCCCGACGTGCGCTCCTGGAGAGCGCACCCGAACTCCGCCGCCTGCTCGAGCTCGCCGGTGCCACCTCGACCAAGGTCGACGTCGACGAGTTCGACGGAACCGGTCAGGGGTGGGCCGCCGCTGCCGATCAGGGAGACGGCAGTGAGGACGGAGCTGACACCGGCTCCGACCACGCTGCCGAGGACCTCCACGCACGGACGCGTGGCGGAACCGACGCCACGGATGGCAACCCCAGCGGAACCGGCACCGGCCGACCGCTCGACAACGGCACGCCGTCCCGCTCCGCGGGCCTCGACGTGACCGTCTGA
- a CDS encoding FliH/SctL family protein, translating into MSSSTEPVRVVTDLRQGDWTRLAPGSALGDPIAERTLATVAEHARDAARAQGYAVGWAQGRREAAEAAEAGAELEARRIRREAEQREIEHREAIDALKAAAAELRAVIDGAVARVEEQAVEVAWTLTEALVGHEVRGTEAPDVVAKVLALSPQGRLARVRLNPEHASHPALKELKEHGVVCIGDPSLGRADALVHVEDKVLDLRLGPALDRVREVLR; encoded by the coding sequence ATGAGTTCGTCGACTGAGCCTGTCCGTGTGGTGACGGACCTGCGTCAGGGCGACTGGACGCGGCTCGCACCCGGCTCGGCGCTCGGCGACCCGATCGCCGAGCGGACCCTGGCCACCGTCGCCGAGCACGCTCGCGACGCGGCGCGTGCCCAGGGCTACGCGGTGGGATGGGCACAGGGCCGACGCGAGGCGGCCGAGGCCGCCGAGGCCGGTGCCGAGCTCGAGGCCCGACGGATCCGTCGCGAGGCGGAGCAGCGCGAGATCGAGCACCGTGAGGCGATCGACGCGTTGAAGGCCGCCGCTGCCGAACTGCGCGCCGTGATCGACGGTGCAGTCGCCCGGGTCGAGGAGCAGGCCGTCGAGGTCGCGTGGACCCTCACCGAGGCGCTGGTGGGCCACGAGGTCCGTGGCACCGAGGCCCCCGACGTGGTCGCCAAGGTGCTGGCACTGAGCCCCCAGGGCCGACTGGCCCGTGTCCGCCTCAACCCTGAGCACGCCTCTCACCCCGCGCTGAAGGAACTGAAGGAGCACGGGGTCGTCTGCATCGGCGACCCGTCGCTGGGGCGTGCCGACGCCCTCGTCCACGTCGAGGACAAGGTCCTGGACCTGCGGCTGGGTCCCGCCCTGGATCGCGTCCGTGAGGTCCTGCGGTGA
- a CDS encoding OmpA/MotB family protein has translation MARRKKREIEEEHENHERWMVTYADMVTLLMVLFIVMFAMGQTDKDRFDQLKAGLSAGFGQESVIRGGSSTLSSSGSTAIDAAAPGSGDSLDAAQQEAVTREVERQALLRTQRTHAEAEAEVTRLLAIRDDVRKRLEIEGLGEDVVTTIDRRGLVISLVSRHVVFEAHSAELTGRGAKVVRTLAKVLRPIPDDLEIDGHTNQVKVQPKYYATDWDLSSARAVTVLRYLQEDLGFKGERLTAAAFGHEKPLIDPKKAGSQRINKRVDIVVLSSSAAEIRAQLEQVAKERGEN, from the coding sequence ATGGCCCGGCGCAAGAAGCGCGAGATCGAGGAGGAGCACGAGAACCACGAGCGGTGGATGGTCACCTACGCCGACATGGTGACCCTGCTCATGGTGCTCTTCATCGTCATGTTCGCGATGGGCCAGACCGACAAGGACCGTTTCGACCAGCTCAAGGCCGGACTCTCGGCCGGTTTCGGTCAGGAGTCCGTCATCAGGGGCGGCTCCTCCACCCTCTCCTCGTCGGGAAGCACCGCGATCGACGCGGCCGCACCCGGCTCCGGCGACTCCCTCGACGCCGCCCAGCAGGAGGCCGTGACCCGCGAGGTCGAGCGCCAGGCCCTGCTCCGCACCCAGCGGACCCACGCCGAGGCCGAGGCCGAGGTGACCCGTCTGCTCGCGATCCGCGACGACGTGCGCAAGCGGCTCGAGATCGAGGGTCTGGGTGAGGACGTCGTCACCACCATCGACCGTCGGGGTCTGGTGATCAGCCTCGTGTCGCGTCACGTCGTCTTCGAGGCGCACTCCGCCGAACTCACCGGCCGCGGCGCCAAGGTCGTGCGGACGCTGGCCAAGGTCCTGCGCCCGATCCCCGACGACCTCGAGATCGACGGCCACACCAACCAGGTGAAGGTGCAGCCCAAGTACTACGCCACCGACTGGGACCTGTCCTCGGCTCGCGCCGTGACTGTCCTGCGGTACCTCCAGGAAGACCTCGGGTTCAAGGGTGAGCGGCTCACCGCCGCCGCCTTCGGCCACGAGAAGCCGCTGATCGACCCGAAGAAGGCTGGGTCCCAGCGCATCAACAAGCGAGTCGACATCGTCGTCCTCTCCAGCTCCGCGGCCGAGATCCGCGCCCAGCTCGAGCAGGTCGCGAAAGAACGAGGAGAGAACTGA
- a CDS encoding flagellar hook protein FlgE: MLRSLFSGISGLRVNQTALDVTGNNIANANTTGFKSSTTVFSDTLSQIMTGAGNPTDATGGTNPLQVGLGVQVSATATNFGQGSAQTTNKATDLMIQGDGFFVVRKGGENLFTRAGAFSFDQSGQLVTPSGNRLQGYVLDANGAPAGGLVDVTLDVANAVPAVPGGVALTSYQIGSDGKLRGIFSDGIQRDMAQIAVADFVNPQGLEKVGETSYRTSANSGQPEYGLAGEGARGKLVGGALEMSNVDLAAEFTNLILAQRGFQAASRVITTSDQVLEELVNIKR, translated from the coding sequence ATGCTTCGCTCGCTCTTCTCCGGCATCTCCGGTCTGCGCGTCAACCAGACCGCGCTCGACGTCACCGGCAACAACATCGCCAACGCCAACACCACCGGTTTCAAGTCGTCCACGACGGTCTTCTCCGACACCCTGAGCCAGATCATGACCGGCGCGGGCAACCCCACCGACGCCACGGGCGGAACCAACCCGCTCCAGGTCGGTCTGGGTGTGCAGGTCTCCGCGACCGCCACCAACTTCGGTCAGGGCTCGGCCCAGACCACCAACAAGGCCACCGACCTGATGATCCAGGGCGACGGCTTCTTCGTGGTCCGCAAGGGCGGCGAGAACCTGTTCACCCGCGCCGGCGCGTTCTCCTTCGACCAGAGCGGCCAGCTGGTCACCCCGAGCGGCAACCGTCTCCAGGGCTACGTCCTGGACGCCAACGGCGCCCCCGCCGGTGGTCTCGTCGACGTCACCCTCGACGTCGCCAACGCTGTCCCCGCGGTCCCCGGTGGCGTCGCCCTGACGTCGTACCAGATCGGTTCGGACGGCAAGCTGCGCGGCATCTTCTCCGACGGCATCCAGCGCGACATGGCGCAGATCGCGGTCGCCGACTTCGTGAACCCGCAGGGTCTGGAGAAGGTCGGCGAGACCTCCTACCGCACCTCGGCCAACTCTGGTCAGCCCGAGTACGGCCTCGCCGGCGAGGGTGCTCGCGGCAAGCTCGTCGGTGGTGCACTGGAGATGTCGAACGTCGACCTCGCCGCCGAGTTCACCAACCTGATCCTCGCCCAGCGCGGATTCCAGGCCGCCTCGCGCGTCATCACCACCTCCGACCAGGTCCTCGAGGAACTCGTCAACATCAAGCGCTGA
- a CDS encoding FliI/YscN family ATPase, which translates to MSDLLTRLLPAALDVAAPRTLGTVGEVMGLQLTISGLDAAVGDLLAVETTAGDDSCQPDEVLVEVAASTSTGLVCLPLGPTTGLRSGMLVRHTGGPLTVRVGDDLLGRVLDGLGRPIDGGAPLDHLPLVSVEHPTPDAMDRPRIVHPLGLGVRAMDALVPAGRGQRVGVMAGSGVGKSSLLSMIARGTDAEVVVLALVGERGREVREFLENDLGPEGLARSVVVVATSDAPPVERLRSAFVATRIAESFRDQGKDVVLMMDSLTRVAMAQREIGLSAGEPPATRGYPPSVFALMPRLLERAGTAATGSITGLYTVLVEGDDMQDPIGDTARSILDGHVVLSRRLATSGHFPAIDVLESISRVNSAVTTREQRGDATRLRRLLAAHRDVKELVEIGAYVRGADPDADTALALMPAINSFLRQDMDDPTPTDETWARLHALVGEDEDV; encoded by the coding sequence GTGAGCGACCTGCTCACCCGCCTCCTCCCCGCCGCTCTGGACGTCGCCGCACCGCGCACCCTCGGCACCGTGGGTGAGGTGATGGGTCTGCAGCTCACGATCAGCGGGCTCGACGCAGCTGTCGGTGACCTGCTCGCGGTGGAGACCACCGCCGGTGACGACTCCTGCCAGCCTGACGAGGTGCTCGTGGAGGTCGCGGCCAGCACCAGCACCGGACTGGTCTGCCTGCCGTTGGGACCCACCACCGGTCTGCGGTCAGGAATGCTGGTGCGCCACACCGGCGGCCCGCTGACCGTCCGGGTCGGCGACGACCTCCTGGGGCGCGTCCTGGACGGCCTCGGTCGCCCGATCGACGGCGGTGCCCCGCTCGACCACCTGCCCCTCGTCTCCGTCGAACACCCCACCCCGGATGCGATGGACCGTCCCCGGATCGTGCACCCGCTCGGCCTGGGCGTGCGCGCCATGGACGCCCTCGTCCCGGCCGGACGCGGTCAGCGTGTCGGCGTGATGGCCGGTTCGGGTGTCGGCAAGTCGTCCCTGCTCTCGATGATCGCCCGCGGCACCGACGCCGAGGTGGTCGTCCTCGCCCTCGTCGGTGAGCGTGGTCGTGAGGTCCGGGAGTTCCTGGAGAACGACCTCGGCCCCGAGGGCCTGGCCCGTTCCGTCGTCGTGGTCGCGACCTCCGACGCCCCTCCGGTGGAACGTCTGCGTTCGGCGTTCGTCGCCACCCGGATCGCTGAGTCCTTCCGCGACCAGGGCAAGGACGTCGTGCTGATGATGGACTCCCTGACCCGTGTCGCGATGGCGCAGCGCGAGATCGGCCTCTCCGCCGGCGAACCGCCCGCGACCCGCGGCTACCCGCCGAGCGTCTTCGCGCTGATGCCGCGGCTGCTGGAGCGCGCCGGAACCGCTGCGACCGGTTCGATCACCGGCCTCTACACGGTGCTGGTCGAGGGCGACGACATGCAGGACCCGATCGGTGACACCGCGCGGTCGATCCTCGACGGCCACGTCGTGCTCTCGCGCCGTCTGGCGACCTCGGGCCACTTCCCCGCGATCGACGTGCTGGAGTCGATCTCACGTGTGAACTCTGCCGTCACCACGCGCGAGCAGCGCGGCGACGCCACCCGCCTGCGCCGACTCCTGGCCGCCCACCGCGACGTGAAGGAACTCGTCGAGATCGGCGCCTACGTCCGTGGCGCCGACCCCGACGCCGACACCGCACTGGCCCTGATGCCGGCGATCAACTCCTTCCTGCGTCAGGACATGGACGACCCCACCCCCACCGACGAGACCTGGGCACGCCTGCACGCCCTGGTCGGTGAGGACGAGGACGTCTGA
- a CDS encoding transglycosylase SLT domain-containing protein has product MSVADVTTRISEIQSRMQELAHFSPTGTVFGGSGPVGSVGNAASAAAFSEALSTASDALGVDLSSVDALSSSGLDAAALQGLLTTSGTSTDTDATSGTTSGTAAGKAVVAEAKEYLGLPYVWGGTSKTAGVDCSGLVQSVYKKFGYDLPRVSADQARSGRAVTSLAQAQPGDLLAWDNSSRNKGADHVAIYVGDGKMIEAPRRGQDVRITTVKDAPDFIRRILPDAASGTSATRPTSTVTGASRPSTASAPYEALFTSAGAKYGVSPALLREVARQESSFNPKAVSPAGAQGLMQLMPATAKGLGVTNSFDPAQAVDGAAKLLSTLTKQFGSTKLALAAYNAGPGAVIRHDGVPPYAETQNYVRSITSKLGISQ; this is encoded by the coding sequence ATGAGCGTCGCGGACGTCACCACCCGGATCTCCGAGATCCAGTCCCGGATGCAGGAACTGGCGCACTTCTCGCCGACCGGCACCGTCTTCGGCGGCTCCGGCCCGGTCGGCTCCGTGGGGAACGCAGCCTCCGCAGCCGCGTTCTCCGAGGCACTCTCCACCGCCAGCGACGCGCTGGGCGTCGACCTGAGCAGCGTCGACGCGCTGTCCTCCTCTGGGCTGGACGCTGCTGCGCTGCAGGGACTGCTCACCACCTCCGGGACCAGCACCGACACCGACGCGACCTCAGGCACCACCTCCGGGACCGCGGCCGGCAAGGCCGTCGTCGCGGAGGCCAAGGAGTACCTCGGGTTGCCCTACGTGTGGGGTGGCACCAGCAAGACCGCCGGCGTCGACTGCTCCGGCCTCGTGCAGTCGGTCTACAAGAAGTTCGGCTACGACCTGCCCCGCGTCTCGGCCGACCAGGCGCGCTCCGGGCGCGCGGTCACGAGCCTCGCCCAGGCACAGCCGGGCGACCTCCTCGCCTGGGACAACTCCAGTCGCAACAAGGGTGCCGACCACGTCGCCATCTACGTCGGCGACGGCAAGATGATCGAGGCCCCGCGCCGCGGCCAGGACGTCCGGATCACCACCGTCAAGGACGCCCCGGACTTCATCCGCCGGATCCTGCCCGACGCCGCCTCCGGCACGTCAGCGACCCGGCCGACGTCCACCGTCACGGGCGCTTCCCGACCCTCGACCGCATCGGCGCCCTACGAGGCACTCTTCACCTCCGCCGGCGCGAAGTACGGCGTCTCCCCGGCACTGCTGCGCGAGGTCGCACGTCAGGAGTCGTCCTTCAACCCGAAGGCCGTCAGCCCCGCCGGGGCCCAGGGCCTGATGCAGTTGATGCCGGCCACGGCCAAGGGACTCGGCGTCACCAACTCCTTCGACCCGGCCCAGGCCGTCGACGGTGCCGCGAAGCTCCTCAGCACGCTGACCAAGCAGTTCGGCTCCACGAAGCTCGCCCTGGCTGCCTACAACGCCGGTCCCGGCGCGGTGATCCGTCACGACGGCGTGCCGCCCTACGCCGAGACCCAGAACTACGTCCGCTCGATCACTTCGAAGTTGGGGATCTCCCAGTGA
- a CDS encoding flagellar motor switch protein FliM, with protein MTPPAPPAAPSVGHAESAPTAGQRPGSPGARGRRRAVPSTPEPYDFRRPIQLSREHSRLLQLGFDSFARQVTTVFTSMLRTVCQFQLLGVQQVSYDEFVASLQGPTFLTKFTADPISGQGLLDLPLRSVFASIDHMLGGPGGTHQPKRALTEIETAVAQVLVERLLGELRYGMASIVELEPETTGIEYSPQFAQVAGAADVMMVAEFQLRIDDVAHVVSLCLPFTGLLPHLAKAAAPAPVSDRERAKKAQAAELLRQQFESVPVDASVRFRATRLTPESLTSLRPGDIVRLSHPSTAPLDVVVDDTTFAHATPGAKGPRLAALIVGTTEENR; from the coding sequence GTGACCCCTCCAGCACCCCCGGCCGCGCCCTCGGTGGGCCACGCCGAGTCCGCCCCCACCGCGGGGCAGCGTCCCGGGTCCCCGGGCGCCCGAGGCCGACGCCGCGCCGTTCCGTCCACGCCGGAGCCGTACGACTTCCGTCGTCCGATCCAGCTCTCGCGCGAACACTCGCGGCTGCTGCAGCTCGGCTTCGACTCGTTCGCCCGTCAGGTGACCACCGTGTTCACCTCGATGCTGCGCACCGTGTGCCAGTTCCAGCTGCTCGGCGTGCAGCAGGTCAGCTACGACGAGTTCGTCGCGTCCCTGCAGGGACCGACGTTCCTGACGAAGTTCACCGCCGACCCGATCAGCGGCCAGGGCCTCCTGGACCTGCCGCTGCGTTCGGTCTTCGCCTCCATCGACCACATGCTCGGTGGCCCCGGTGGAACCCACCAGCCCAAGCGCGCGCTCACCGAGATCGAGACCGCCGTCGCGCAGGTGCTGGTCGAGCGCCTCCTGGGCGAGTTGCGCTACGGCATGGCCTCCATCGTCGAACTCGAACCCGAGACGACGGGGATCGAGTACAGCCCCCAGTTCGCCCAGGTCGCCGGCGCCGCCGACGTCATGATGGTCGCCGAGTTCCAGCTCCGGATCGACGACGTCGCGCACGTCGTCAGCCTGTGCCTGCCGTTCACCGGCCTGCTGCCGCACCTGGCGAAGGCCGCCGCTCCGGCTCCGGTCTCGGACCGCGAACGCGCCAAGAAGGCGCAGGCCGCCGAGCTGCTGCGTCAGCAGTTCGAGAGCGTCCCCGTCGACGCCTCGGTGCGCTTCCGCGCCACCCGCCTGACGCCGGAGAGCCTCACCTCCCTGCGTCCCGGAGACATCGTGCGTCTCTCGCACCCCTCCACCGCGCCGCTCGACGTCGTCGTCGACGACACCACCTTCGCCCACGCCACCCCCGGCGCCAAGGGCCCCCGACTGGCCGCACTCATCGTCGGCACCACCGAGGAGAACCGATGA